DNA from Streptomyces sp. NBC_01260:
GACCGCGCCTCGGGGAAACTGGGCAGGCCCATCGCGGTTGACGGCCCCGCCGTGCCGATGGGCTTCGCCAACGGCAGGCTCGTCCTCCTTCAGGGGCATATGGAAGGCACGGCGCTGGCAGGCTACGACGGGGTGGCGCGGGTCGACCCGGCCTCGCGGAAGGTCACGTACTCCCGACTGGCCGAGACATACGCGGGCACGCCCGGCATGGCGGGCGGCACCGTCTACGTGAGCAGGCAGACCGGTCTCGTCACAGCGCTCGACCCCGCGACCGGCCGGAAGAAGTGGTCGCGGCAGACGGGCGTGGAGGGCGCGTCGGGTCCCGTCGCGGGAGCCGAAGCGCTGTATTTCAGCTCGGCCACCGGCCGGGTGGTCGCGCTCTCGCCGCACGACGGCAAACCCCTGTGGACAACAGACCCGCAGGCCGATGGTCTGACGGGCGAGGAGGGCGCAAGCCCGCGCGTGACCGTTGCCGGGCGTGCGGTCATCGTGGCCGCGGCCAAGAACACTCTCTTCGCCTTCGACGCGCAGAACCCGCCGAAGTCGGGCTGACGTCGGCGGCACCGGCCGCCTTCCTCGCCGTGCGGACACCGCGGCGGCTCACTCGGCGCCGCCCACGCGGCTAGGCCGCATCGGTGCGAGTGCGCCGCGCCCGTGGCGAGGGACGCTCGGCCTCGCAGCACGCAAGGGATCCCCTGAAGCCGTCGCGGGCCATCGAACGTGCCTGCCGCATCGAGCGGTTGAGGCTGCGCGGGTGCGAAGAGTCCTGCGGGCGGCGTTGCGGAGCCGGTGGTGGCCTTTGGCGGCTGCGCGCCGGGCGCCTTGCCGCGCCGGTCTCCTCCGGCTCCAAGCGGCTGGAGACCTTCGGCGCAGGGTTCGCTCGGCACAGGAATGTGATCCGTACGGTCGAACGATGTGATCACTCGATCGTGAGTTGTTCCGCCCTCGGGCCGGGTACGGCGCGATGCTCGCAAGGACGGCGCGCGACCGGCGCCGCCTGGATGTGCACGGGGTGGGGGACACGGGATGACGCGGGAAACGGACCGGTGGAAGGGCCTGGACGGCCAGGCGGTACTGCTGATGGCAGGGCTGACCGATCTGGCCGTGAGCACGCTGGGTTCTGCCCTGGGGACGGTGCGGGGACTGCTGCGCCGCTCGGATGCCGCGGAGCTGGCTGCGGAGGCCGAGCGCGACCTCACGGCGCGCGGGCGTCTGGTGCTGGACCGGTACACGGCCGTGCCCCCGGCGCACCTGGAGATTCTGGCCCGGCGCGCCCTGGCTCGGCAGGTCGGACGATGACGTCCGACCAGTGGGAGCCGGCCGCGTTCAAAACCCGCGTCGACGAGATCCTGCACCGCTTCGTCGCCGAGGAGGCAGACCGGTTCGCGGCGATCGATCCGCTCCTGGACCCGGTCGCCGAGCAACTGGAGGCGGTGGTCGCGGACGGCAAGCGGCTGCGTGCGGCTTTCTGCTACTGGGGCTGGCGGGCGGTGGGGCAGCCGGACAACGACGCGCTGGTGCGGGCGGCGGCCTCCCTGGAGCTGGTGCATGCCGCTGCGGTCGTGCACGACGACCTCATCGACGACAGCCCGTTGCGGCACGGGCGGCCCACCGCGCACATCGCCCTGCGCGGTGCCGTACGCCGTCGCCCGCGCGCCGACGCCGCGGCCAGGTCGCTGGCGATGCTGGTGGGAGACCTGCTCATGGCGCTGGCCGGGCAGCTCTTCGCCACCAGCGGTCTTCCCGCCGCGTATCTGGCCCGGGCCCGCCCGTTGTGGTCGGTGATGGCCCGCGAGCTGATCGCGGGCGAGTGCCTGGAGATCCTCCGTACCGGAGCCGGTCCGGACACCGCGGCGTCGCTGAAGGTGATCCGCTACAAGACAGCCAAGTACACCGTGGAACAGCCCCTGCTCATCGGCGGGGCCCTGGCAGGGGCCGGGACGCGGCTGCGCGAGGGCTACAGCGCGTACGGACTGCCGCTGGGCGAGGCGTTCCAGCTGCGGGACGACCTGCTCGGCCTGTTCGGAGACCCGGAGCTGACCGGCAAGGCCGGCGCCGACGACGTGCGCGGACACCGGCCCACGGCCTTGCTGGCAGAGACCTGGCGCCTCGCCGCCGACGACGAGCGGGAGCGGCTGCGTGCCCTCATGGGCCGACGCAACCCGGGCGCAGCGGAGTTGGAGGCGGTCCGCGAGGTGATGCGCGGGCTCAGGGCGCCCACCCGCATCGAGGACATGATCAACGCACGGGTCGGGGAAGCGCTCGATGCCCTGAACGAGTTCGATGTGCCGACGCACGCCGTCGCCGCCCTGACCGCACTGACGCAGTCTGCGGCGCTCCGCCTGTCCTGACGCTCGCACCGGGGTGGCGCAAAGCCCGTGCCTCCCTCCGCCACCGGCGCTCGCGCCGGTCGTGGACGATCCCGTGGAAAGCAAGGAACCCTGCCATGACCTACACCGAGGCATCGATGGACGTCCTGCGCCAGGGCGGTGACGAACTCGCCGACGCCACCGTCGCCGCACTCTTCGAACGCGGGGAGGTGGGCACGTTCAACACCTTGATGCGCTACGTCTCCACCGCCGGTGCTCCTCTGCCGGACAGGTTGCCCGACGTCGCGCGCGAGTACCTGGAGGCCACCCGTGTCCCACCGGCCTGGGTGGACTGGGAGGAGATGGAGAAGGCCCGGCTGTTCTTCATCGACAACAACGTGCACATCTCCACCGCACTGTCCTTCGCCTCCATGCCCGCCTGCTACGTCGTCCCCCATGTGGCGAAGCTGCTGTCGACCACGCACGGGCTGAAGTACCCCTCCAAACGGATGGCGGAGACCGGGCAGTTCACCGTCTACCTGATGCAGCCCGACGCCTTCGAGGCCGGCGGCCGCTTCGTCCCGGCAGCCCAGAAGGTCCGCCTCCTGCACGCCTCCATCCGTCATCACCTCACACGCGAGAACCGGTGGGACACCGAGGTGCTCGGAACTCCGATCTGTCAGGAGGACATGATCGGCGGGCAGATGTTCTTCTCGATGCTCGTGCTGGACAGCCTGCACCGGCTGGGCATCCACATGTCGGTGGAAGGCGCGGAAGCCTACTACTACGCCTGGCGTGTTGTCGGTGCCATGCTCGGCGTCGACCAGGACGCCGTCCCCGAGACCCTGGACGAGGCCCGCCAGTATCTCGACCTGTACATGGTCCGGCACATGGGGCCTTCCGAGGAGGGCGTGCTCCTGACCGGGCAGCTCATTGACCTCTACGAGGAGGTGGTGCCCGGGACCCTTCTCGATCCGATCGTCTCCGCTCTCATCCGCTACCTCGTCGGCGACACCTGCGCCGACTGGCTCGCGGTGCCCCGCACCCCGTGGGGCACCGTAGTCAAGACCCTGCCCCATCTCCTCGGCGTGCTGGAGACCATCGAGGACCGCTCCCCGCTCGGCGCCTGGGCGCTGGACCGCCTCGGTCACCTCACCTCCGTCCTCGAGCTGTCCTCCCTCACCCGCGGACGTGTCATGCACTACGCCATCCCGGAGCAGCTCAAGAAGGAGTACGGCATCTCCGGCACGGTGCCCCGTACTCGCCGGTGGACCCCGCCGGCCGCCACAGTCAGTTCCTGACCGACGGCCGGCCCGAGCAGTGCCCGGGTGATGTCCGGCAGGAGAGAGCCGTCCCCGGCTGCCCGCTCTGCACGCCTCGGTCCACACCCAAGAGTCCGGGCCCCGGGCGAGCGTGACCAGAGCTGCTCCGAACCGTTCCGATGTGAGCCGTTCCGCTTTGAACCTTCTCGCGCATACGCCGCGTACGGAGCCGGGCGTCCTGCCGGAACGCGTCTGGCGGGACGGCGCACGGCGCCGGAAAGCGCATCCGGGGTGGCTCGAGCCACCCCGGATGTGTCGGCGGGTCCTCAGGTCTGGGGACGCTTGCCGTGGTTTGCGCCGTTCTTGCGGCGGGCCTTCTTCTTGCGACGTCGCTTCGAGGACATCAAACCCTCCTTGGTCTGCTGTTCCATCCAGTATCTGCTGGAATGTCGCCTGCTGCGATCGCTGTGCCCCTACCCACCGATGTGGCGGCAAACGCCTGAGGCGGATACATGTAGGTGGCATGTGCCACGGCCCGGCGACAGCTCTTTGCCCTGTGCCGTCGAATCCTGGTGGCGAACACATTGAACAGGGCGAACGCCTCGGCCCTGCGCTCGGCCGACTCCCGCGTGATGCGGGTGCGCACGGCGGGGTTGCGCAGCGCCCCGAAGACGGCCGCCGACATGCCCTGGTTCTCGCCGAGGTGCGTAGTGAGGCAGGGATGAGGAGGCGGAAGCCGTTCTGACGCCGAGCTGGTTGAGCAGCAGGGCTGTACCGCGAGCGGGGAACTGCGCATCTCACGCCACGTCCTCATACGGCACCACCTCCTGAACCCCCAGGCCGGGAAGGCCGCTTGTGCGTACGACGCCGTCCTCGCCGCCGATGCCGGTCCACGGGTCGCGGGCGAGCAGCAGGTGTCCGTCGAGGTCGGTCCAGCGGGCCCTGCCGGCCAGGTGCACGGCAGGCGCGAGGCCCAGGCTGCTGGCGGTGAGGCAGCCCAGCATCAGCTCCGTGCCGCTGCCGTCGATCGCCTCGGCGATGCGCAGGGCGGCACGCACCCCGCCGCACTTGGCGAGCTTGACGTTGACGCCCTGGACGCGTCCGGCCAGGCGGCGCACGTCCTCCAGGCCGACGGCGTCCTCGTCGGCGATGACCGGCAGCGGTGAGCGCTCCGCCAGTGCGCCCAGCGCCTCGGGGTCACCGGGCGCGAGGGGTTGTTCGACGGCCTCGACGCCGAGGTCGGCGAACCGGGGCAGCAGCGCCTCGGCCTGTGACGTAGTCCAGGCGCCGTTGGGGTCCAGCAGGATCCGGGCCCGGGGAGCGATGTCGCGGATGACGCGTACGCGCTCCACGTCGTCCTCCGGGTCGGCGCTGCCCGCCTTGACCTTGATGACCTCGAATCCGCTCGACGCCAGACGGCGGGCCTGAGCCGCCGCGTGGGTGAGGGAGGTGATGCCGATGGTGCGGGCGGTGGCCGCGAGCGGAGGGCGCCCGGCGCCGAGCAGACGGTGGACGGGGCTGCCCGCCCGTTTGCCGACGAGGTCGAGCAGCGCGGCCTCGGTGGCGGCGGTCACGGCCGGGGGAGCGCCGTCACCGGCCGGCTCGCCCGCCCACAGCGCCTCCAGGGCGCTCTCGGGATCGGCGAAGCGGCCGAGGTCCCTGCCGACGGCGGTGAGGAGCCGCTCCAGCGTCTCGGTGTCGAGCCGGTAGAAGGCGCTGGTGACGGCCTCGCCGTGGCCGACGGCGCCGTCGTGTTCGACGGCCAGCCACAGGGCGTCACGGGCGGACATGGTGGAGCGGGAGATGCGCAGCGGCTCGGCGAGTTCGAGGCGTACGGTGCGCAGGACGGTCTTCACGGGGTCCTTTCGGGACGGGGTGCGGCCCTCAGCGGATCGGAAACGCGGGTGCAGCGCACCCAGCCGGTGGCCTCGGCCGCTCGGGCGTGCGGGATCTGAACGGGGTGGGCGGCCGCCGTGGCGGGGTCGAGGCCGTGGGCCACGGTGAAGTCGTCGTCGTAGACCGTGCCGAGGTAGCGGTGCGGGCCGTCGGGGAAGACGGTGGCGACGACCGCGCCGGGGTCGACACGGGCGGCCCAGGCGGCGACGCGGGCGGCGGCCCCCGTGCTCCAGCCGCCGCTGACGAAGCTGCCGCGGGCCAGCCGGCGGCAACTGTCCACGGCCTCGGCCGGGCCGACCCAGTGGACCTCGTCGAAGGCGTCGTAGGCGACGTTGCGCGGGTGGATGCTGCTGCCCAGGCCGCGCATCAGCCTCGGCCGAACGGGCTGGCCGAAGATGGTGGAACCGGTTGCGTCGACCCCGATCAGCCGCAGCGCGGGCCAGCGCCGGCGCAGCGGACCGATGATGCCGGCGCTGTGGCCGCCGGTACCGACGCTGCACACCAGGACGTCCAGGTGGTCGAGACGGGCGATGAGCTCGGCGGCCAGGGAGGCGTAACCGGCTTGGTTGTCGGGGTTGTTGTACTGGTCCGGCCAGTACGCACCGGGCAGGACGGTGAGCAGCTCCCGCACCCGGTCCAGCCGTGCGGCCTGCCAGCCGCCCCGGGACGCCGGACGGTCCACGATCTCCAGCCGCACCCCGTGAGCGCGTAGCAACTGCCTTATGCAAGGCTCCAGTTCGCTGTCGCCGACCAGTGCGACGGGATGGCCGAGGGCTTGGCCCGCGAACGCGAGCCCGATGCCGAGCGTGCCGGAGGTGGACTCCACCACCGGTGCGCCGGGGAGCAGTTCACCACGCTCATGGGCGCCCAGCAGCATCGACACGGCGGCCCGTGCCTTCATGCCGCCCGCCGCGAGCCCTTCGAGCTTGGCCCAGAAGCCGGGGTGCGGGCCGGGCAGGTCGGCGGTGACGCGGACCAGGGGGGTGCGGCCGAGCAGGGTGAGCAGTTCCGGGCGGGCCGTGGAGCGCACAGCCGTCGTGGTCATCGGCCGTCCTTCGGGCGCGGACCATAGCGGTGCACGGTGCCGAGACCGCCGTCGAGCCAGAAGAAGGGGTACGGCTCGGCGCACACCGCGCTCACCCCGTGACCCAGGAAGCGGGGCAGGACGGCGCTGCCGGTCTGGGCGAACATCACCAACTGCTTGCCGTACGCCGACGCGTGCTGCCGCAGCGGCTCGAAGGTTCCGTTGCCCAGTGTCATCCCGGACACGAGCAGGGCGTCACAGCGGCCGGCCTCGGCGAGCGCATCGGTGGCGACCGCATCGTCCCACTCGGTCAGCCCGCCCTTGAGATCGCAGGGAGCATAGCTCAGACCGCGCGAACGCAGCTCCTCCAGAAGGGAGTTGACGACGCCGACGACCAGTACGGTCGCCCCGGGCGGCAGGTCGAGCAGCTCGACGACGGCGTTCGCCCGGTCCCGGGACTTCTCCAGCGACGTCCCGGCGGGCAGCGGAACGGGCCGCGCCCCGTTCTCCTGAGTGTGCGGAGTGACGTGCATCAGATAGGCGTCCAGCGCGGCCACGCGCACCGGGAGCAGCGGATGCTCCAGCAGTCGGGCCACGTCCGCGCCCACGCAGTCCTCGACCGCACCGTCGGGCAGCGCCCCGGGCTCGACCGCGCACGAACCGACGGCCCCGGCCAGCCGCAGGCTGAGCACCTCGTTGCGGTAGCCGGTGCCCCGCCCGGCGTGCCGTACGGCCTGCCGTGTGGTGAAGGCGACGGCGATCCGCTCCGAGGCGGGATCCGGACCCAGCTCACCGGCGCGGACGCACGCCACGAGCTCGTCGTACGTCGTGTACGTCGAGACCGCCGCGGTGCGCGTCGCGCCGGTCATCGGATCACCATCGCGGAGCGCAGCTCACCGAGCAGAACCTCGGCGCGGTCGCGGGCGCCCAGCCCCTCGGCATCGCCCGTCATGATGTGTCCGAGGTACTCGTTGTTGCTGCCCGCCGCCTTCACCTGCGTTCCCGGCTCGGCGAGTCGCACCTCCAGCACACCCGGCGCGTCCCGGAGTCCGTCACCGTCCAGTGACGTGAGCGTGCCCGAGGTCTCCGGCACGAGGAAGCCGATGGCCGCGCTGCGCAGCGCGGTGCGGCCGCCCCGTACATCGGGCTCGCGGCCGAGGGACACCTGAACGAAGGACGCGGTCAGGTCGACGCCGGTCACGTGACGGACCAGTTCGGTGATGCGGTTCCCGGCGGGCCGGGGATTCACCTCGACCACCCGCGGACCGGTGGAGGTCAGCTTGATCTCGGTGTGCGCCACGACGCCGTCGGTGAGGTCGAGTGCCTTGACCGCGGCAAGGGCGGTCTGCTCGGCGGCCTCGGTGTCCGCGGCCGACAGGGCGGCCGGGAACATGTGTCCGGTCTCGATGAACGCGGGCGACCCGCCGATGCTCTTGTCGGTCACCCCCACCACATGGACCGTGCCCCCGTGCGACACCGTCTCGACGCTCACCTCCGGGCCGTCCAGCATCTCCTCCAGCAGGACGGCGGAATCCCGCAGCTGCCCGCGGGCGTTGACCGGGAACGCGGTCAGCGCCCCCACGGCGGCGGCCAGTTGCGCCTCGTCATCCACGCGTCGCACGTACATCCCCGCGCACAGGTCGACAGGCTTGACGACCAGCGGGTAGCCGATCTCCCGCGCGGCCCGCGCGAGGTGGGCCCACTCCTCGTGCACGGCGAAGCGCGGCCCCGGCACTCCGGCGTCGGCGAGGACCCGGCGGGTGCCGTCCTTGCGGCAGGCGTTGCGGACCGCCTCCGGGTCCGGGCCCGGCAGGCCCAGACGCCCGGCGATCCGGGCCGCCGTGGGCAGGTAGTAGTCGCAGGACGTGAGGACGCCGTCGAAGCGCAGTACCTCGTGCAGCCGGTCGATCAGCGGCAGCAGGGCGTCGGTGTCGTTGGTGTCGGCGGTGATGACGTTGCGGGCGCCGAGCAGCGGGTGCGCGGCCCCGTCGGGCGCCGAGCGGAGGTAGTGGTGCAGGTCGCGGGTGAGCAACGTGAACGCGTGCCCACCCTCCCGGATCGCCCGTGGCAGCAGTCTGCTCATCGACCCGACCCAGCTCTCGACCATCAGCAGATGACCCACAACTCCCCTTTTCACGCTCTTGTTTCAGACGTCAGACGGCAGGCGGCAGGTTGGAGCACCCTCGGACGGGAGGGGGCGGAGGCTGCGCACCGCATACGGTATCGATAATCATTTTCAGTTACCAGTCTCGCCTTGTCCACCCTGGCGCGGTTTCGGTGACTCACTGCGCGCACGGCGTGATCGGATACCTTGGCGGTTGTCCTCGCGGAGGTCGGCGGACTCCGGCCAGGACGATCCCGATCGCCGGGCCCGGATACCGCGCGATGCCGTACACGCGGCAACCGCGACACCTGAGTCGAGATCGGAGCATGATGAAGGCAGTCCGATTCAGCCGGTTCGGAGGCCCGGAGGTCCTTGAGATCGTGGATCTCCCCGATCCGCATCCCGGTCCCGGCCAGGTCCGCATCGCGGTGCGCGCGGCCGGCGTCAACCCGAGCGACTGGAAGAAGCGCGAGGGCCTGATGGACCGGGAGCTCCCGCAGACCATGGGGTACGAGGCGGCGGGCTTCGTCGATGAGCTCGGCGAGGGCGTCGCGGATGTGGCCGTCGGCGATCGCGTGTTCGGCTTCTGTGCCGAGGGGGTGGCCCAGGCCGAGCTGGCGGTGCTGTCCTCCTATGCGCCGGTCCCGCCGTCGCTCGGCTTCCCCGGCGCTGCCGCCCTGCCGGCCGCCATTGAGACGGCCACGCGCGCGCTCGACCAGCTGGGCGTCGGGGGCGGCGGCACGCTGCTCATCAGCGGCGCCTCCGGAAGCGTCGGCAGCGCCGCGGTTCAGCTCGCCGTCGTGCGCGGTGCGCGTGTGATCGGCACCGCCGGTCCGGCGAACCACGCCGGCCTCCGCTTGCTGGGGGCCGAGCCCGTCGCCTACGGCGAGGGTCTCGTCGAGCGGGTTCGCGCGCTCGCTCCCGACGGCGTCGACCTCGCGCTCGACGTCGCCGGGAGCGGTGTACTGCCCGAGCTCATCGAGCTCGCGGGCGGCCCAGGGCACGTCGTGACGATCGCCGACTTCGCCGGTGCGCGGGAGCACGGGGTGCGGTTCAGCAGCGGGGACGCCGGCCGTGCGCTCCACGCGCTCGGCGCAGTCGGCGAGTTGATCGAGTCCGGGCGCTTCTCGCTCCCGGTCGCGCGTACCTTTCCGCTCGCCGGGGTCGCACAGGCGCACCGGGCCGGCGAGGGCGGTCACGTGCGCGGGAAGCTCGTACTGGTGGTCGGCGATCCGGCACCCGGGGCCGAGTGACGCACCCGGACAGGACGAAGGAGCGTTCCACGGCGTGGTGTCCGTCCCCTGCGTGCCCGGACGTCCGGCCGCGGAGATGAGCGCTCCGAGCCGCGCAGGCAGCTGCCGACGTCGCCGGGCCGGGCGGCGACGTTGGCGCGCAGCCGCTCAGGGACTCACGGCCGCCGCCGGGTCAGCTCCCTTCGAAGACGGCTCGGGCGCTGGTGACGACGGCGCACTTGCCGGCGGCCCAGCGCAGTGCCATCGCATGGTCCTTGGCGCAGAAGCCGGCCACCGCGTCGGCCACCACGAAGGCCTGGATGTCCTGCATCCAGGCGTCGCACGCCGTCATGAGGACGCCGATGTGGGCGTAGACGCCGGTGATGACGATCTGGTCCCGGCCCTGTTCGCGCAGCCGCTCCAGAAGGTCGGTGCGCACGAAGCCGCTGTACTTCCACTTGGTGAGCACCGTGTAGCCCTCGTCGGGCGCGACGTCACCCGCGATGGCGACGGCGTACGGGTCGTCCGGCAGGCCCGGACCCCAGAAGTCCTGCTGCAGTCCGCGCTCGTCGGGAATCTGGCCGCCGGGCTGCGCGGTATAGATCACCGGTATGCCGATTCGCGTCGCCTCTTTCTTCAACTCAGCCACGTGCGACAGCAGTTCGGGAATGGGTGCGGACCGCCGGTCGTAGGCCGACAGGAAGTAGTTCTGCAGATCGTGGACGAGGAGTACCGCACGCGCGGGGTCCACGGTCCACTCGACCCGGTTGGCGGGGAGCTCGTCGGCGCTCGGCATGGGGTACGGGGCAATGGCGGGCAGGGCCATGGTGCTGGGATTCCGTTCAGGGGTTGGGGAATGCCGGGCCGGGGCGGCGGGCCCGGGAGGGTTCAGGCGGTCGGGGAGGCGGCTGCGCCGCGGTCCGCGGCGGCCCGCAGGTCCTTCTTGGAGATCTTCCCGACACCGGTCTGCGGGAAGGTCTCCACGAACTCGACCCGGTCCGGCACCTTGTACGCGGCCAGACCCCGTTCCCGTACGAACCGCTTGATGTCCACCGGCTTCAGCGGACCCGCGCCCGGGTGCGGGATCACGTAGGCGCAGACGCGTTCGCCCAGATACGGGTCGGGCTCGGCCACCACATTGGCGTCGTGCACGGACGGGTGGGCGAGGATGTGGTTCTCCACCTCCTCGGCCGCGATCTTCTCGCCGCCCCGGTTTGATCTGGTCCTTGGCGCGCCCCTCGACGACGATGTGCCCGCTCCCGGTGACGCGGACGACATCGCCCTGCTCGCCCGCCGCTATGTGCCCGCGGTGCCCCCGTCGACGCGGCGGACCACGTTCGATCTGCGGGGGCCCTGCTGCTCTCTCCCGGACTAGCCGTACTGGTGTTCGATCTGGCCGAGGTCGCCCACGGCCGCACCGTCCCGGCCACGGCCGGTGTGTGCCTGGGGCTGGCGATGCTCGCCGGCTTCACCGTGCACGGCCTGGGGCCCGCCGCACGCCGCTGGTCGACCCCTGGCTGTTCACCCGGCCGCCCTTCGGCGCCGTCGCCGTCGCCCTGCTCGTCCTGGGCGCGTCGGTGTCCGGGACGACGTTCCTGCTGCCGCTGTACTTCCAGACCGGCCGCGGGGAGGCCGGGTTGCTGCTCGCCCCCCAGGGGCTCGGCGCGGCGGCCGGGTCGGTGCTGGTCAACCGCACCATCAGCAAGGTCGCGCCGAGGACCCTGGTGGTCACCGGCATCGTGCTGATCCTCGCCGGCACGGCCCCGTTCACCCAGCTCGGCCACGACCTCCCGGATGCCGTGATTGCCGCGGCACTCGCGGTCCGCGGCGTCGGGATGGCCATGGTCGGCGCGCCCGTGATGAACATCGTCTGCAGCCGCATCGAGCCCGGGCATCTCCCGAAGTCGGCGTACGCGTCGAACTCACCGGCCCGGCGGTTCCAGTCGTTGACCTCGCTGCTGACCCGCGCCTCGCGTGGTGCGGGCGATCGTCGCGACGGCGATCCTCGGCGGTGAGGTGTCGTACGCGTTGGAGAGGCGGATCCTGGCCAGGTCGCCGCCTTCGGTGACGCGGACGACCTGGCGTACGGACTGGGAATGGTGTTCATGACCGACGTCTAATGGGATAGCGGCGCCGTTAAGGTGTCCGAATCGTAGCAGGGTGAATGCCTTTAGTGGAACCGTGGACCTGTTAGTGAGTGGCTCCGGAGGTTGCTCCGTGGGGTCGTGGATCGGTTCGCAACATTGAGTAAGTCTTTGCCCGTGGCCGGAATGTGCCGCTCTGTCTCGCCCTCGGCCTCCGCTCGGGCGGGTGGGGTGCGGTGCGGACCGTGGCGACGTGGGCCCGCGCCGCGCGGTAGGCGGCCGAAAGCGCGTGGGTGGCGGTCCTTGCGGCGTTACGGTCACATTGACCGTATGCAAGGGCAGGACGCACCCTCGATACGTAGCTGCGCAGTACATCTAGTTCGGCCGGGAGTGGCGCAGACCTCGAATCCGCTGTTCGGCTGTGGTTCCCGGGCCCCGGCCGACGACAGCACGCAGGAGGTAGCGCATGTGTGGCATCACCGGCTGGGTCTCCTTCGAACGCGACTTGCACAGTGCGTCCGCGACCTTGGACGCGATGACGGAGACGATGTCCTGCCGCGGCCCCGACGACCGCGGCACATGGATCAACGGTCCGGCCGCCCTGGGGCACCGTCGACTGGCCATCATCGACCTGCCCGGCGGGCGGCAGCCGATGACGGCCGACACGCCGCAGGGCACGGTCGCTCTCGTCTACTCGGGGGAGACGTACAACTTCACCGAGCTGCGCCGTGAACTGAAGGGGCGCGGTCACCGGTTCACCACGGACTCCGACACCGAGGTCGTGCTGCGCGGGTATCTGGAGTGGGGCGAAGCGGTTGCCGAGCGGCTCAACGGCATGTACGCGTTCGCCGTGTGGGACGGCCGCCACGACAAGCTCGTCATGATCCGCGACCGGATGGGCA
Protein-coding regions in this window:
- a CDS encoding PLP-dependent cysteine synthase family protein, producing the protein MTTTAVRSTARPELLTLLGRTPLVRVTADLPGPHPGFWAKLEGLAAGGMKARAAVSMLLGAHERGELLPGAPVVESTSGTLGIGLAFAGQALGHPVALVGDSELEPCIRQLLRAHGVRLEIVDRPASRGGWQAARLDRVRELLTVLPGAYWPDQYNNPDNQAGYASLAAELIARLDHLDVLVCSVGTGGHSAGIIGPLRRRWPALRLIGVDATGSTIFGQPVRPRLMRGLGSSIHPRNVAYDAFDEVHWVGPAEAVDSCRRLARGSFVSGGWSTGAAARVAAWAARVDPGAVVATVFPDGPHRYLGTVYDDDFTVAHGLDPATAAAHPVQIPHARAAEATGWVRCTRVSDPLRAAPRPERTP
- a CDS encoding polyprenyl synthetase family protein is translated as MTSDQWEPAAFKTRVDEILHRFVAEEADRFAAIDPLLDPVAEQLEAVVADGKRLRAAFCYWGWRAVGQPDNDALVRAAASLELVHAAAVVHDDLIDDSPLRHGRPTAHIALRGAVRRRPRADAAARSLAMLVGDLLMALAGQLFATSGLPAAYLARARPLWSVMARELIAGECLEILRTGAGPDTAASLKVIRYKTAKYTVEQPLLIGGALAGAGTRLREGYSAYGLPLGEAFQLRDDLLGLFGDPELTGKAGADDVRGHRPTALLAETWRLAADDERERLRALMGRRNPGAAELEAVREVMRGLRAPTRIEDMINARVGEALDALNEFDVPTHAVAALTALTQSAALRLS
- a CDS encoding 50S ribosomal protein bL37, with the protein product MSSKRRRKKKARRKNGANHGKRPQT
- a CDS encoding dipeptide epimerase; this encodes MKTVLRTVRLELAEPLRISRSTMSARDALWLAVEHDGAVGHGEAVTSAFYRLDTETLERLLTAVGRDLGRFADPESALEALWAGEPAGDGAPPAVTAATEAALLDLVGKRAGSPVHRLLGAGRPPLAATARTIGITSLTHAAAQARRLASSGFEVIKVKAGSADPEDDVERVRVIRDIAPRARILLDPNGAWTTSQAEALLPRFADLGVEAVEQPLAPGDPEALGALAERSPLPVIADEDAVGLEDVRRLAGRVQGVNVKLAKCGGVRAALRIAEAIDGSGTELMLGCLTASSLGLAPAVHLAGRARWTDLDGHLLLARDPWTGIGGEDGVVRTSGLPGLGVQEVVPYEDVA
- a CDS encoding NADP-dependent oxidoreductase; amino-acid sequence: MKAVRFSRFGGPEVLEIVDLPDPHPGPGQVRIAVRAAGVNPSDWKKREGLMDRELPQTMGYEAAGFVDELGEGVADVAVGDRVFGFCAEGVAQAELAVLSSYAPVPPSLGFPGAAALPAAIETATRALDQLGVGGGGTLLISGASGSVGSAAVQLAVVRGARVIGTAGPANHAGLRLLGAEPVAYGEGLVERVRALAPDGVDLALDVAGSGVLPELIELAGGPGHVVTIADFAGAREHGVRFSSGDAGRALHALGAVGELIESGRFSLPVARTFPLAGVAQAHRAGEGGHVRGKLVLVVGDPAPGAE
- a CDS encoding Rossmann-like domain-containing protein — translated: MTGATRTAAVSTYTTYDELVACVRAGELGPDPASERIAVAFTTRQAVRHAGRGTGYRNEVLSLRLAGAVGSCAVEPGALPDGAVEDCVGADVARLLEHPLLPVRVAALDAYLMHVTPHTQENGARPVPLPAGTSLEKSRDRANAVVELLDLPPGATVLVVGVVNSLLEELRSRGLSYAPCDLKGGLTEWDDAVATDALAEAGRCDALLVSGMTLGNGTFEPLRQHASAYGKQLVMFAQTGSAVLPRFLGHGVSAVCAEPYPFFWLDGGLGTVHRYGPRPKDGR
- a CDS encoding polyprenyl synthetase, whose protein sequence is MTRETDRWKGLDGQAVLLMAGLTDLAVSTLGSALGTVRGLLRRSDAAELAAEAERDLTARGRLVLDRYTAVPPAHLEILARRALARQVGR
- a CDS encoding ATP-grasp domain-containing protein; amino-acid sequence: MGHLLMVESWVGSMSRLLPRAIREGGHAFTLLTRDLHHYLRSAPDGAAHPLLGARNVITADTNDTDALLPLIDRLHEVLRFDGVLTSCDYYLPTAARIAGRLGLPGPDPEAVRNACRKDGTRRVLADAGVPGPRFAVHEEWAHLARAAREIGYPLVVKPVDLCAGMYVRRVDDEAQLAAAVGALTAFPVNARGQLRDSAVLLEEMLDGPEVSVETVSHGGTVHVVGVTDKSIGGSPAFIETGHMFPAALSAADTEAAEQTALAAVKALDLTDGVVAHTEIKLTSTGPRVVEVNPRPAGNRITELVRHVTGVDLTASFVQVSLGREPDVRGGRTALRSAAIGFLVPETSGTLTSLDGDGLRDAPGVLEVRLAEPGTQVKAAGSNNEYLGHIMTGDAEGLGARDRAEVLLGELRSAMVIR
- a CDS encoding oxygenase MpaB family protein, whose translation is MTYTEASMDVLRQGGDELADATVAALFERGEVGTFNTLMRYVSTAGAPLPDRLPDVAREYLEATRVPPAWVDWEEMEKARLFFIDNNVHISTALSFASMPACYVVPHVAKLLSTTHGLKYPSKRMAETGQFTVYLMQPDAFEAGGRFVPAAQKVRLLHASIRHHLTRENRWDTEVLGTPICQEDMIGGQMFFSMLVLDSLHRLGIHMSVEGAEAYYYAWRVVGAMLGVDQDAVPETLDEARQYLDLYMVRHMGPSEEGVLLTGQLIDLYEEVVPGTLLDPIVSALIRYLVGDTCADWLAVPRTPWGTVVKTLPHLLGVLETIEDRSPLGAWALDRLGHLTSVLELSSLTRGRVMHYAIPEQLKKEYGISGTVPRTRRWTPPAATVSS